From the Opitutia bacterium genome, one window contains:
- a CDS encoding peptidylprolyl isomerase has product MSETASTNEVAVIKTSYGEMTIAFWPDVAPKTVENFKKLAREGFYDGTAFHRIIKGFMIQGGCPNTKAGETGMPGTGGPGWKVKAEFNAKAHVRGVISMARSSHPDSAGSQFFICHGDARFLDRQYTAFGQLVKGDEVLEQLANVPVKSNGGEKSTPIDRVAVESVKIVAA; this is encoded by the coding sequence GCCTCCACCAACGAAGTCGCCGTCATCAAGACCAGCTACGGCGAAATGACCATCGCCTTCTGGCCCGACGTCGCGCCGAAGACCGTCGAGAATTTCAAGAAACTCGCCCGCGAGGGCTTTTACGATGGCACCGCGTTCCATCGCATCATCAAGGGCTTCATGATCCAGGGCGGCTGCCCGAACACGAAGGCCGGCGAGACCGGCATGCCCGGCACCGGCGGCCCCGGCTGGAAGGTGAAGGCCGAGTTCAACGCCAAGGCGCACGTGCGCGGCGTCATCTCGATGGCCCGCTCCTCGCACCCCGACAGCGCCGGCTCGCAGTTCTTCATCTGCCACGGCGACGCCCGCTTCCTCGACCGCCAATACACCGCTTTCGGCCAGCTGGTGAAGGGCGACGAAGTGCTTGAGCAACTCGCCAACGTTCCCGTGAAGTCCAACGGCGGCGAGAAGAGCACGCCGATCGACCGCGTCGCCGTCGAGAGCGTGAAGATCGTCGCTGCCTGA